A region of Sesamum indicum cultivar Zhongzhi No. 13 linkage group LG7, S_indicum_v1.0, whole genome shotgun sequence DNA encodes the following proteins:
- the LOC105166363 gene encoding LOW QUALITY PROTEIN: transcription factor bHLH69-like (The sequence of the model RefSeq protein was modified relative to this genomic sequence to represent the inferred CDS: deleted 1 base in 1 codon) yields the protein MQPVSREFGAMNNINPLLNQHQISSSLQEIQLPQMLGSSHFDPPTSNDDFLEQILSSVPSASFPWAEDHAPPHMEEQPAAVLASKLRQHQISNGALKALMLQQQLLLSRGLRSPTGGADDALLPMPHGDQNDAVDGTSFKSSSLQVNDAAVKALFDGNFTGSLCQTLNQPQHFHHPQVSSNTFFFTSLFSHINYVLITILALQLQTQNLGTGGGAAANQPARKVRARRGQATDPHSIAERLRRERIAERMKALQELVPNANKTDKASMLDEIIDYVKFLQLQVKVLSMSRLGGAAAVAPLVADMSSEGRSGNGTAQTASTSNTKDGGGMTVTEHQVAKLMEEDMGSAMQYLQGKGLCLMPISLATAISTATSHSRKPPAASNPPTSPSMSVLTVQSATIGGGEPCLREAPSVSQP from the exons ATGCAGCCTGTGAGCAGAGAATTTGGCGCCATGAACAACATTAACCCACTGCTAAACCAACACCAAATCTCATCATCCCTTCAAGAAATCCAACTACCCCAGATGTTGGGGTCTTCCCACTTCGATCCGCCCACGTCCAACGATGATTTTCTAGAACAAATCCTCTCCTCCGTGCCTTCCGCCTCCTTCCCCTGGGCCGAAGACCATGCTCCACCGCATATGGAGGAGCAACCGGCAGCGGTTTTGGCGTCGAAGCTGAGGCAGCACCAGATCAGCAACGGCGCCCTTAAGGCCTTGATGCTTCAGCAGCAATTGTTGCTCTCCAGAGGCCTCCGCTCCCCCACCGGAGGAGCAGATGATGCCCTTCTTCCCATGCCTCACGGCGACCAAAACGACGCCGTTGACGGCACCTCGTTCAAGTCTTCTAGCCTG CAGGTAAATGATGCAGCGGTTAAAGCTCTGTTCGATGGTAATTTCACGGGATCCCTCTGTCAAACTTTAAATCAACCTCAGCATTTCCACCATCCTCAGGTTTCATCCAAcactttcttcttcacaagCCTCTTTAGCCACATTAATTACGTATTAATAACGATATTGGCATTGCAGTTGCAGACCCAGAACTTGGGCACCGGCGGGGGAGCGGCGGCAAATCAACCTGCT CGAAAGGTGAGGGCCAGGAGAGGACAGGCGACTGACCCCCACAGCATAGCTGAAAGA TTACGGAGAGAGAGGATTGCGGAGAGAATGAAGGCGCTACAGGAGCTTGTACCCAATGCTAATAAG ACGGACAAAGCCTCTATGCTGGATGAGATCATCGACTATGTCAAATTCCTCCAGCTCCAAGTCAAA GTTCTAAGTATGAGCAGACTGGGAGGTGCAGCAGCTGTTGCCCCACTTGTTGCTGATATGTCCTCTGAG GGAAGGAGCGGGAACGGAACGGCGCAGACGGCGTCAACGTCAAACACCAAAGACGGCGGGGGGATGACGGTGACGGAGCACCAGGTGGCGAAGCTGATGGAGGAGGACATGGGTTCCGCCATGCAATACCTTCAAGGAAAGGGCCTATGCCTCATGCCTATTTCCCTCGCCACCGCCATCTCCACCGCCACTTCTCACTCCCGAAAACCCCCCGCCGCCTCCAACCCACCCACTTCCCCCAGCATGTCGGTCTTGACCGTGCAATCCGCCACAATAGGCGGAGGCGAACCCTGCCTCAGAGAAGCCCCGTCCGTCTCCCAGCCGTGA